A window of the Bdellovibrio sp. ZAP7 genome harbors these coding sequences:
- a CDS encoding MFS transporter — MTQSHSSTKLSPTTVWIMAIATGLSVANLYYNQPLLAELQKEFGVTVKEVGIIPTLTQVGYALGMLFLVPMGDMFERRKLIVITSLAVTAALIMAATAHSLWIMVIASLLIGLFTMVPQLIIPFAAHLASNENRGKVIGIIMSGLLIGILCSRTIAGFLGDLFGWRIVFYSAAGLMIVLASCLWFILPASEVTYKGSYFGLIKSIGTLVKEEAILRESAVIGAMIFGVFSSIWATLIFLLSSPHFGMGAKEVGLFGLLGAAGAMAAPVVGRVADKKGPRTGVAIGLSVLALSVLILWGSGASILGLIIGIFILDFGIQATHISNQTRVFALREDARSRLNTVYMFSYFMGGALGSLVASYAWNAGQWMGVCIVLSAGTAIAIAAFLIGHPQKK, encoded by the coding sequence ATGACTCAATCTCATTCATCGACAAAACTTTCCCCTACCACTGTTTGGATCATGGCTATTGCCACGGGTCTTAGTGTCGCCAACCTTTACTACAATCAACCACTCTTGGCAGAGTTGCAGAAAGAATTCGGCGTAACCGTGAAAGAGGTCGGCATCATCCCGACATTGACTCAAGTGGGTTATGCTTTAGGGATGTTATTCCTAGTTCCGATGGGTGACATGTTTGAACGAAGAAAACTGATCGTCATCACATCATTAGCGGTGACGGCGGCACTAATCATGGCAGCGACTGCGCACAGTCTGTGGATCATGGTTATTGCGAGTTTACTGATCGGACTTTTTACGATGGTGCCTCAGTTGATCATTCCCTTTGCCGCACACTTGGCGAGCAATGAAAATCGCGGCAAGGTGATCGGCATTATCATGAGTGGTTTGCTGATCGGAATATTATGTTCGCGCACGATCGCTGGATTCTTAGGAGATCTTTTCGGCTGGAGAATCGTGTTTTACTCAGCTGCGGGATTGATGATTGTTTTGGCGAGTTGTCTTTGGTTTATTCTGCCTGCGAGCGAAGTGACTTATAAAGGTTCTTACTTTGGGTTGATAAAATCGATTGGAACATTAGTTAAGGAAGAAGCCATCTTGCGCGAATCCGCCGTGATTGGCGCGATGATCTTTGGTGTATTCAGCTCTATCTGGGCAACATTGATTTTCCTTTTGTCGTCACCGCATTTTGGAATGGGTGCAAAAGAGGTCGGCTTGTTCGGATTACTGGGAGCAGCTGGCGCGATGGCAGCACCTGTTGTCGGTAGAGTCGCAGATAAAAAAGGCCCGCGCACTGGGGTTGCTATTGGTTTAAGTGTTTTGGCTTTATCGGTTCTCATCCTGTGGGGATCTGGAGCTAGCATCTTGGGTCTGATCATTGGTATTTTCATTCTTGATTTCGGAATTCAAGCGACCCACATCTCGAACCAAACACGTGTCTTTGCTTTGCGTGAGGATGCTCGCAGCCGCTTAAACACAGTTTATATGTTTTCTTACTTCATGGGCGGAGCCCTGGGCTCGCTAGTCGCTTCCTACGCTTGGAATGCTGGCCAATGGATGGGGGTTTGTATCGTCCTGTCTGCGGGTACCGCCATCGCAATCGCCGCATTCCTGATCGGGCATCCGCAAAAAAAATAA
- a CDS encoding NAD-dependent epimerase/dehydratase family protein yields MKNKSALILGISGGIGGEVAKALIASGWKVKGLLRHENDSTPTEVDIIKGDALNRNDVIAAAKGVDVIVHALNPPGYKNWSLQVLPMIDNTIAAAKAVGARIVLPGTIYNYGIKTPPIITETTPQEPSTRKGLIRKNLEIKLLQAANEGIRVLIVRCGDFYGPKPGNNWFSQGMVKPNRPVTIISNPSTKGVGHAWAYLPDVASTMVQLLNQEERLATFDVFNFGGNWDFDGQQMANMINANLKTPAKVRKAPWFIFLLLAPFVPTFRELLEMKYLWRKEYRLDNSKLKAFLGAEPSTPFAQAVGNTLRGLGCLK; encoded by the coding sequence ATGAAAAATAAATCCGCACTCATTCTGGGAATATCTGGCGGCATTGGGGGAGAAGTTGCAAAAGCTCTTATTGCTAGTGGCTGGAAAGTAAAAGGTCTTTTACGTCACGAAAACGATTCAACCCCCACCGAGGTAGACATAATTAAAGGAGATGCACTGAATCGCAATGATGTCATTGCTGCCGCAAAAGGAGTTGACGTTATTGTTCACGCTTTAAATCCGCCGGGCTATAAAAACTGGAGTTTGCAGGTTTTACCGATGATCGACAATACGATTGCTGCTGCTAAAGCTGTCGGTGCAAGAATTGTTTTGCCTGGGACAATCTACAATTATGGAATCAAAACTCCGCCAATAATTACAGAAACCACCCCCCAAGAACCCAGCACCAGAAAGGGACTGATTCGCAAAAATCTGGAAATAAAGCTCTTACAGGCTGCAAACGAAGGCATTCGCGTCTTGATTGTACGCTGCGGAGATTTTTATGGACCGAAACCTGGAAACAATTGGTTTTCCCAAGGCATGGTAAAACCGAACAGACCGGTCACCATCATATCGAATCCTAGTACAAAAGGCGTCGGACACGCATGGGCATATTTACCAGACGTGGCAAGTACGATGGTTCAATTGCTCAACCAAGAAGAACGCTTGGCCACTTTCGATGTTTTCAACTTCGGTGGAAACTGGGATTTTGATGGTCAACAGATGGCCAATATGATTAATGCGAACCTAAAAACGCCAGCCAAAGTCCGAAAAGCCCCTTGGTTTATATTTTTACTACTAGCCCCCTTCGTGCCTACATTCAGAGAACTGCTGGAGATGAAATATCTGTGGAGAAAAGAATATAGGTTGGATAATTCGAAACTTAAGGCTTTTTTAGGCGCGGAACCCAGCACCCCATTTGCACAAGCCGTCGGTAATACTTTACGGGGTCTGGGATGCCTGAAGTGA
- the mutS gene encoding DNA mismatch repair protein MutS, giving the protein MSANLTPLMKQYWDIKSVHQDKVLLFRMGDFFEMFFDDAVKAAPVLGIALTQRNKKSQDETPMCGMPHHSVAGPINKLLAHGFKVAICDQLEDPKNAKGIVKRGVTRVLTPGMVYDSDTLDGTKPHYLVSIDQTSISFLDSTTGEAFFFKSKNSHELLRFVQILPVAEIVISKEHEALLAGLENILISHHEEMMDTGNDLLKNAAPASAARLLSYVLQLSGEEALKTLSPFVERDLEHRLDISSTTLRHLEVFSTYKGEGLGSLFHAINRTQTSAGSRMLRQWLSFPLRDVKAIENRLDSVEFWRSHVLELKRARQILGQMGDIERRLGKISQPQCNGRDLLALAGSVHAGVSALEVFVQASGSTANFESLRELAYKIERTLVEDPPLATKQGYLIRQGVSSELDELIDLSTNAQALVAKMEAEEKEKTGISSLKIRYNNVFGYYIEITNSHKDKAPANYQRKQTLTNAERYCTDELVELERKVLSANTKRADLEFEFFDMLRKEILTQCPALLTLAHECSEMDVISSLAWLSLEEKYARPKFTENNSLQLKASRHPVVEQTVKTNFVANDIELHPHSCLLLTGPNMAGKSTLMRQVALNAIMAQMGSFVPADEAKLPIFDAIFTRIGASDQLSEGLSTFMVEMTETSAMLKNATKNSLVILDEVGRGTSTFDGMCLAQSILEHLLSEVKALTFFATHYHELTTLDQSYGQITNSHMTVAERNGEIRFLHTLVKGPALKSYGVQVAELAGLPPTVTKRAKSLLREIESKRVQASSQLSLLDHVEDSPMEMATAPAVEVPVIPESVKSLMDELQKYPLLQSSPLEVMGQVAKWKAIAENTSLQ; this is encoded by the coding sequence ATGTCAGCTAATCTTACTCCACTAATGAAGCAGTACTGGGACATTAAATCTGTCCATCAAGATAAGGTCCTTTTATTCCGCATGGGGGACTTTTTTGAAATGTTCTTTGATGATGCGGTTAAAGCGGCGCCTGTTTTAGGGATTGCGCTTACTCAAAGAAACAAAAAATCGCAGGACGAAACTCCGATGTGCGGGATGCCTCACCATTCTGTGGCAGGTCCCATCAATAAACTTTTGGCGCATGGTTTTAAAGTAGCGATCTGTGATCAACTTGAAGATCCTAAAAATGCTAAAGGCATCGTTAAGCGTGGAGTAACACGCGTTCTGACGCCGGGTATGGTTTATGATTCTGATACTTTAGACGGAACTAAGCCGCACTACCTGGTGAGCATTGATCAAACATCGATCAGCTTCCTGGATTCAACAACGGGCGAGGCGTTCTTCTTTAAATCTAAAAACTCTCATGAGCTTTTGCGTTTTGTGCAAATCTTGCCAGTGGCAGAGATCGTGATCTCTAAAGAACATGAAGCTTTGCTTGCGGGTCTGGAAAATATTCTGATCAGTCATCATGAAGAAATGATGGATACAGGGAATGATCTTCTTAAAAATGCAGCTCCGGCTTCAGCGGCAAGGCTTCTAAGTTATGTTTTGCAGTTGTCAGGTGAGGAAGCTTTGAAAACTCTTTCTCCATTCGTGGAAAGAGATCTTGAGCACCGCCTGGATATTTCCAGCACGACTCTAAGACACTTAGAAGTGTTCTCGACATACAAAGGTGAAGGCTTGGGGAGCTTGTTCCATGCGATCAATCGCACGCAAACTTCAGCCGGCAGCCGTATGCTTCGCCAGTGGTTAAGCTTCCCCTTGCGTGATGTGAAAGCTATCGAAAACCGTTTGGATTCTGTTGAATTTTGGCGCAGTCACGTTTTGGAATTAAAACGTGCTCGTCAAATTCTGGGTCAAATGGGTGATATTGAACGTCGTTTGGGTAAAATTTCTCAACCTCAATGCAATGGTCGTGATTTATTGGCATTAGCCGGCAGCGTTCATGCCGGTGTCAGTGCGCTGGAAGTATTTGTTCAGGCAAGTGGTTCAACAGCCAATTTTGAAAGCCTTCGTGAGTTGGCGTATAAAATCGAAAGAACTTTGGTGGAAGATCCACCTTTGGCGACAAAACAAGGTTACTTGATCCGTCAGGGTGTTTCTTCTGAATTGGACGAGTTGATTGATCTTTCCACAAATGCTCAAGCGCTTGTGGCTAAGATGGAAGCGGAAGAAAAAGAAAAAACTGGAATCTCCAGTCTGAAAATCCGTTACAACAACGTTTTCGGTTATTATATCGAAATCACAAACTCTCATAAAGACAAAGCACCTGCGAACTATCAACGTAAGCAGACTTTGACGAATGCCGAGCGCTATTGCACAGATGAGTTGGTAGAGCTTGAAAGAAAAGTATTATCAGCGAATACAAAGCGTGCCGATCTTGAATTTGAATTCTTTGATATGCTTCGCAAAGAGATCCTGACTCAATGTCCAGCATTGCTAACGCTTGCTCATGAGTGCAGCGAAATGGACGTGATCTCAAGTCTTGCTTGGTTAAGCCTTGAAGAAAAATACGCTCGTCCGAAATTCACTGAAAACAATTCTTTGCAGTTAAAAGCCAGCCGCCATCCGGTGGTCGAGCAAACGGTGAAAACAAATTTCGTTGCAAACGACATCGAACTGCATCCGCATTCTTGCCTGTTGCTTACAGGCCCGAATATGGCCGGTAAATCGACTTTGATGCGCCAAGTGGCCTTGAACGCGATCATGGCGCAAATGGGATCTTTCGTTCCCGCTGATGAAGCAAAACTTCCGATCTTTGATGCGATCTTTACCCGTATCGGTGCCAGCGATCAATTGTCAGAAGGTCTATCAACTTTCATGGTTGAGATGACTGAAACTTCGGCGATGCTTAAAAACGCGACGAAGAACTCCTTGGTTATCCTGGATGAAGTCGGTCGTGGTACAAGTACGTTTGATGGTATGTGCTTGGCGCAATCTATCTTGGAGCACTTGCTGAGCGAAGTGAAAGCATTGACGTTCTTTGCGACCCACTATCATGAATTGACGACCTTGGATCAAAGCTACGGTCAGATCACAAATTCACATATGACTGTCGCTGAAAGAAACGGCGAAATCCGTTTCCTTCATACTTTGGTGAAAGGTCCAGCTTTGAAATCCTACGGGGTTCAGGTGGCGGAACTTGCGGGGCTTCCTCCGACGGTGACGAAACGTGCGAAAAGCTTGTTGCGTGAGATTGAATCTAAACGTGTTCAAGCAAGTAGCCAGTTGTCCCTTCTGGACCACGTGGAAGACTCTCCTATGGAAATGGCAACGGCTCCTGCGGTTGAGGTTCCAGTGATCCCTGAAAGCGTGAAATCTTTGATGGATGAATTGCAAAAGTATCCACTGTTGCAATCAAGTCCTCTAGAAGTCATGGGTCAGGTTGCCAAATGGAAAGCCATCGCTGAAAACACCAGCTTGCAATAG
- a CDS encoding methyl-accepting chemotaxis protein: protein MNLGSWFKGIKAKLLVAALLPLVGFAVLGYVAFSGLTSIGGMLGSSYTQIIPNVDALGQIEGGRARIGQYLWGAIANLNFEKRRNIYIEKLEQALKEYKDAVALYEASPDLEGEREIYAPMKNSHASYVAHVEEFIQILKIPTPENYEKARAAAAEGAYQQESVQIKGTTGKIMAMYNEVVKKNNLAQEAEKASVFKLLVGIGLACSFGVFFALIVIASRLSKNVSEVVGQLSDSCNQVNMAITQLTEAGQSLSQSSTTSAASLEETVAALEEMSSMVSMNSDNAKQAANLSQASRSAAEDGEQEMQKLVTSMHGISQSSKKIEEIINVIDDIAFQTNLLALNAAVEAARAGEQGRGFAVVAEAVRSLAQRSAVAAKDINGLIKNSVDQVEGGSKIADKAGEVLKNIVTSIKKVSDLNNEISAASSEQTTGIQQISKAMNQLDQSSQANAASSEEIAATSEEMAAQSKQMYSVVVTLSNVVMGGHGEEAMSEGQPVVAEKKKAALKGKPGAPVTKKAATNVVKFKPAAKAQASSGEVKASELIPFDDDTRKVGNTDGF from the coding sequence ATGAATTTAGGTTCGTGGTTTAAGGGCATTAAGGCCAAGCTTTTGGTGGCGGCCCTGTTGCCGTTAGTGGGTTTTGCGGTTCTGGGGTATGTGGCATTTAGTGGGCTTACTTCCATCGGTGGGATGTTAGGCAGCTCGTACACACAGATCATTCCTAATGTTGATGCCTTAGGGCAGATCGAGGGAGGGCGTGCTCGTATCGGTCAGTATCTTTGGGGCGCGATTGCAAATTTGAATTTTGAAAAGCGTCGAAACATCTATATCGAAAAACTTGAACAGGCATTGAAGGAATATAAGGATGCTGTTGCGCTTTACGAGGCTTCTCCTGATCTTGAGGGTGAAAGAGAAATCTATGCGCCCATGAAAAATAGCCACGCAAGCTACGTGGCTCACGTGGAAGAGTTCATTCAGATCTTAAAAATTCCGACGCCTGAGAACTATGAAAAAGCTCGTGCGGCAGCTGCCGAAGGTGCTTACCAGCAGGAATCCGTACAAATCAAAGGTACGACGGGAAAAATCATGGCCATGTATAACGAGGTTGTGAAAAAGAACAACCTGGCGCAAGAAGCAGAGAAAGCCTCTGTCTTTAAGTTACTCGTGGGAATTGGTTTGGCTTGTAGTTTTGGTGTCTTCTTTGCGTTAATAGTGATTGCTTCTCGTTTAAGTAAAAACGTATCAGAAGTTGTGGGTCAGCTTTCAGATTCTTGCAATCAAGTGAATATGGCGATCACTCAATTAACCGAAGCGGGACAAAGCTTGTCGCAATCTTCTACGACGTCAGCAGCTTCCTTGGAGGAAACAGTAGCCGCCCTGGAGGAAATGTCTTCGATGGTTTCCATGAATTCTGACAATGCTAAGCAGGCGGCAAATTTGTCGCAAGCATCGCGTTCAGCAGCAGAAGACGGAGAGCAGGAAATGCAAAAGCTTGTGACTTCCATGCACGGCATTTCTCAGTCATCTAAAAAAATCGAAGAGATTATCAATGTCATCGATGATATCGCTTTCCAAACAAATTTGTTGGCCTTGAATGCAGCGGTGGAGGCTGCGCGCGCAGGGGAGCAGGGGCGAGGTTTTGCAGTCGTGGCAGAAGCGGTTCGCAGTCTTGCGCAAAGATCTGCAGTGGCAGCAAAAGACATCAATGGGTTGATTAAGAACTCCGTAGACCAGGTGGAAGGCGGATCTAAAATCGCCGACAAAGCGGGTGAGGTTCTTAAAAACATCGTGACTTCGATTAAGAAAGTTTCTGATTTGAACAACGAAATCTCCGCTGCAAGTTCTGAACAGACAACGGGCATTCAGCAAATCAGTAAAGCGATGAATCAGTTGGATCAAAGCTCTCAGGCGAATGCAGCTTCTTCGGAAGAGATCGCAGCAACCTCTGAGGAAATGGCTGCGCAGTCCAAACAAATGTACAGTGTCGTTGTAACATTATCGAATGTAGTGATGGGTGGTCATGGTGAAGAGGCTATGAGTGAAGGTCAGCCCGTTGTCGCTGAGAAAAAGAAAGCCGCTCTCAAAGGAAAGCCAGGAGCGCCTGTGACTAAAAAAGCAGCAACTAATGTGGTGAAGTTTAAGCCTGCTGCCAAGGCCCAAGCAAGTTCTGGAGAAGTCAAAGCTTCTGAATTGATTCCTTTTGACGACGATACGCGAAAAGTTGGGAATACAGACGGTTTTTAA
- a CDS encoding LysR family transcriptional regulator has product MYMENSLSWDLYKSFLEVVRAKSLSGAAKSLGISQPTVGRHIDLLEQGLRTSLFTRSQSGFALTEAGRRLIPYAEVIASNAVALVREISEYSDSIKGTVRITASDVISVEVLPKILTELMGRHPDLDIEMVASNSPKNLLDREVDIAVRMFKPTQQALLIKKVGDTELGWFAHKSYLKKRGTPQNQIELKGHSLIGFDEETDFVRSFKTKIGNLHRGDFSLRTDNDLVQLSAIRNGLGIGMCQAKIAEKDINLIRVLRNDVNPKLGLWVAMHENLKTTARYKTVFMGLSEGLAHYLK; this is encoded by the coding sequence ATGTATATGGAAAATAGTCTGAGTTGGGATCTATACAAGTCGTTTTTAGAGGTTGTTCGTGCAAAGTCTCTTTCTGGAGCAGCCAAATCATTGGGTATATCGCAACCGACGGTGGGTAGGCATATCGATCTTTTGGAGCAGGGACTGCGCACATCGCTCTTTACAAGATCTCAAAGTGGTTTCGCTCTCACCGAGGCGGGGCGACGGCTTATTCCGTATGCAGAAGTCATCGCCTCTAATGCCGTGGCCTTGGTTCGAGAAATTTCGGAATATAGCGATTCGATTAAAGGTACGGTGCGAATCACGGCAAGTGACGTAATCAGTGTTGAAGTTTTGCCCAAGATTCTGACCGAATTAATGGGCCGGCATCCCGATTTGGACATTGAGATGGTTGCATCCAATTCACCCAAAAATCTTCTTGATCGAGAAGTAGATATAGCTGTGAGAATGTTTAAACCCACGCAACAAGCTCTTCTTATTAAAAAAGTCGGCGATACTGAATTAGGTTGGTTTGCTCACAAATCTTATCTTAAAAAACGCGGTACTCCCCAAAATCAAATCGAACTGAAAGGTCACTCATTAATTGGATTTGACGAGGAAACGGATTTTGTTCGCAGTTTCAAAACAAAAATTGGAAATCTCCACAGAGGAGATTTTTCACTCAGAACTGATAATGACCTCGTTCAATTAAGCGCTATCAGAAATGGTTTGGGAATAGGTATGTGCCAGGCCAAAATTGCGGAGAAAGATATAAACCTCATCAGAGTTTTAAGAAACGATGTGAATCCCAAGCTGGGGTTGTGGGTCGCTATGCATGAAAATCTTAAAACAACGGCTCGGTATAAAACAGTTTTCATGGGCCTCAGCGAAGGGCTCGCGCACTATTTAAAATAA
- a CDS encoding phosphatase domain-containing protein, translating to MKRFLVSLVFLFVGFAASAQTIVVSDIDDTIRPQYVQDLSDSAKYVFDKDSLFMGMSELLNAVVQDTGARMFYVSRAPEWLMGNTHTAALERGGFPSGVYFPRTVYSKDEHKVRTLVQIIDKTHPTDVILLGDNGEVDAKVYNTIAEGYPHIRFHQFIRDAYNTPKFGGEGSSLYLGQMYFVTPVEVALELKRRGFLKNSSVQLLVDYLVPRIVAEKGKPKRGIMAFPYFVECRDFVWSWDQETSDYPLLNNLKAKIEKRCNN from the coding sequence ATGAAAAGGTTTTTAGTATCCTTAGTCTTCTTGTTTGTTGGGTTTGCGGCATCCGCGCAAACGATCGTGGTGAGCGATATCGATGATACGATTCGCCCGCAATATGTGCAGGATCTTTCTGATTCGGCAAAATACGTTTTTGATAAAGACAGCCTGTTTATGGGTATGAGTGAGCTCTTAAATGCCGTCGTTCAGGATACGGGGGCTCGTATGTTTTACGTCTCCCGTGCCCCTGAATGGTTGATGGGTAATACGCACACGGCGGCCCTGGAGCGCGGTGGATTCCCATCAGGGGTCTATTTCCCTCGCACAGTTTATTCGAAGGATGAGCACAAGGTCAGAACTCTGGTGCAAATCATCGATAAAACTCACCCGACAGACGTGATCTTGCTCGGGGATAATGGCGAAGTCGACGCCAAGGTTTACAATACAATCGCCGAAGGGTACCCGCACATCCGTTTTCACCAATTCATCCGTGATGCCTATAACACTCCCAAATTCGGTGGTGAGGGTTCTTCGCTTTACTTGGGGCAGATGTATTTCGTGACTCCTGTGGAAGTCGCCCTAGAGCTTAAGAGACGTGGATTTTTGAAAAATAGTTCCGTCCAACTTTTAGTTGATTACTTGGTACCTCGAATTGTGGCAGAAAAGGGGAAACCAAAGCGAGGTATCATGGCCTTCCCCTACTTTGTGGAATGCCGCGATTTTGTCTGGTCCTGGGATCAGGAAACTTCAGACTATCCTTTGCTGAATAATCTCAAAGCGAAGATCGAAAAACGCTGCAATAATTAA
- a CDS encoding ACT domain-containing protein, whose protein sequence is MAAKTYLTSEQLVQAQEILNPPLMTPDGDVRQVFCFSSQSFSLWLGAKLEESLKSNPLWRDTHPIMLGSWARGELSPKSDIDILFCGDEDKVREFTNQLQEKGLKLRYRMPANPEDWTEGVEAFDVLALLKAKPLTPEGARKLFEQQKRIWSKKNMWRKTLLKAVKEERKARENRFDSITNYLEPNLKYGPGGLRDLEQGLQIYEMFAERFTNPGHALNVLNYYRDYLLSLRQKLHLEGHSDILSSSAQFDLGKWMGFKSHKDFMRSLQRGLSRVNFYSDWIIAVADAPEEVLKKIERSEFYKPSDLFSALEKNSSVLMQKKVREELDHLLPATEIKKMGKLRGQELDQVLSVKAKDEFLYSIFRSRLIDKLVPEITRLVGYVQHDQYHRYTADSHIMQACREIKRVFAKPKELGPLQAVAKSLNPYDWQVLSWTCMYHDLAKGIDSGDHSEAGTAIVTRDFKAFGFKKKFTDDVNWMVKNHLELSQAAFRKNSKDPRVWQELRDKGVEGDALKRLAIFTAVDIRATNPEAWNEWKGRLLAELVENLESKKAQDYFTFRTLKAKKHLHISEEIYEELGPVLVDSLSMNDLVEDLKKAEDSSESLPPKIMQTKQGDTWVRMHQKRDRKGILADYVGQFYSLGLGIRHASIHTLPKVGVYDWFQVSTQKNLKTLEQLLKSSQLKEKEIPQVQFDQIQLMSAHDKEWVISFRGPDQAGLLAAAAKALSDLNVSIKSARVHTWGRQVDDIFMIKAEGDPQLLIKALHDRFTIRATP, encoded by the coding sequence ATGGCAGCTAAGACGTATCTCACCAGCGAGCAGCTTGTTCAGGCTCAAGAAATTTTAAATCCACCACTAATGACACCTGACGGAGATGTCCGTCAGGTGTTTTGTTTTTCCAGTCAGAGCTTTTCGTTATGGCTTGGTGCCAAGCTGGAGGAATCGCTCAAAAGCAATCCTTTGTGGCGAGATACTCATCCGATCATGCTGGGCTCTTGGGCTCGCGGTGAGCTTAGTCCGAAATCTGATATTGATATTTTATTCTGTGGTGACGAAGACAAAGTCCGTGAATTTACCAACCAGCTTCAGGAAAAGGGTTTAAAGCTTCGCTATCGTATGCCGGCCAATCCCGAAGATTGGACTGAGGGGGTAGAAGCATTCGATGTTTTGGCTCTCTTAAAAGCAAAGCCCTTAACTCCAGAAGGGGCGCGAAAGCTTTTTGAACAACAGAAGCGCATCTGGTCGAAAAAGAACATGTGGCGTAAGACTTTGCTTAAAGCGGTAAAGGAAGAACGCAAAGCACGCGAAAACAGATTTGATTCCATCACAAATTATCTCGAGCCTAATTTGAAGTACGGACCTGGAGGTTTGCGTGACCTTGAACAAGGTCTGCAGATTTATGAAATGTTCGCTGAGCGGTTCACGAATCCAGGACATGCGCTTAATGTTTTAAATTACTACCGAGATTACCTGTTAAGCCTTCGTCAGAAACTTCATCTGGAAGGACACAGTGATATCCTTTCCAGTTCAGCACAGTTCGATTTAGGTAAATGGATGGGATTTAAATCCCACAAGGACTTCATGCGCTCTTTGCAGCGTGGTTTGTCCCGTGTAAATTTCTATTCAGACTGGATTATTGCGGTTGCAGATGCTCCTGAAGAAGTTCTTAAGAAAATTGAACGCTCCGAGTTTTATAAACCGAGTGATTTGTTTTCTGCCTTAGAAAAAAACTCCAGCGTTTTGATGCAAAAGAAAGTTCGTGAAGAATTGGATCATCTTTTGCCAGCCACAGAAATCAAAAAAATGGGTAAACTTCGTGGTCAGGAACTGGATCAAGTCTTGAGTGTTAAAGCCAAGGATGAATTCCTTTATAGTATTTTCCGGTCTCGTTTGATTGATAAGTTGGTGCCGGAAATCACGCGCTTGGTTGGATACGTTCAGCACGATCAGTATCATCGCTACACGGCGGATTCGCATATCATGCAAGCCTGTCGTGAGATCAAACGTGTCTTTGCAAAACCTAAAGAACTGGGTCCCTTGCAGGCGGTCGCTAAATCCCTGAACCCTTATGACTGGCAAGTGCTTTCCTGGACTTGTATGTATCACGATTTGGCCAAGGGTATAGATAGTGGAGATCACTCGGAAGCGGGGACGGCGATCGTTACCCGTGACTTTAAAGCTTTCGGCTTTAAAAAGAAATTCACCGACGACGTGAACTGGATGGTGAAAAACCACTTGGAGCTTTCACAAGCGGCTTTCCGTAAAAATTCCAAAGATCCTCGCGTGTGGCAAGAATTGCGCGACAAGGGTGTCGAGGGTGATGCATTAAAACGTCTGGCGATCTTTACAGCGGTCGATATTCGCGCAACCAATCCCGAAGCTTGGAATGAGTGGAAGGGGCGCTTGCTGGCCGAATTGGTTGAAAATCTTGAAAGTAAAAAAGCTCAAGATTATTTCACTTTCAGAACTTTGAAGGCGAAAAAGCATCTGCATATTTCTGAGGAGATTTATGAAGAGCTGGGACCTGTCTTGGTTGATAGTCTTTCCATGAATGACTTGGTTGAGGATTTAAAAAAAGCCGAAGACTCCAGTGAATCGTTACCTCCTAAAATCATGCAAACCAAACAAGGCGATACGTGGGTGCGAATGCATCAAAAGCGCGATCGCAAGGGGATCTTGGCCGACTATGTAGGTCAATTCTATTCCTTGGGTTTGGGTATTCGTCATGCTTCGATTCATACGCTACCCAAGGTGGGAGTTTATGACTGGTTCCAAGTTTCTACGCAAAAAAACTTGAAAACTCTTGAGCAGTTGTTAAAGAGTTCGCAATTAAAAGAAAAAGAGATTCCCCAAGTCCAATTTGATCAAATTCAATTGATGAGTGCCCACGACAAAGAATGGGTTATCAGTTTCCGTGGTCCCGACCAAGCAGGTTTGCTTGCGGCGGCAGCCAAGGCTTTGAGTGATTTAAATGTCAGCATCAAATCAGCCCGCGTGCATACGTGGGGCCGACAAGTGGACGATATTTTTATGATTAAAGCGGAAGGGGATCCTCAATTGCTGATCAAAGCGTTGCACGATAGATTCACCATCCGGGCAACTCCATAG